The DNA sequence CGGACTGCCGCTGATCGCGGTGCCGCACACCGACCCCCGCGGGTGGCAGTTCGTCGCCAAACACGTCTCCGACCGGATCTTCGCCGCCGCGGGGCTGCTGGTGATCTCACCGATGTTTTTGCTGTTGATGTTGTTGGTTCGCCTGAGCTCGCCGGGGCCGATCTTCTTCAGCCAACCCCGGGTCGGACGCGACGGCCGGGTCTTCGGCTGCTTGAAGTTCCGGTCGATGCGTCCGCCCCGCGACTCCGATGCGGTCTTCACACGCGACGGCGCATCGGCGCCGGGAGGCGTGGAGGGCGAGGACCGCCGCACGACCATCGGCAAGATCTTGCGGGCCACCTCACTCGACGAACTGCCGCAGTTGGTGAACGTGGCGCGAGGTGAGATGAGCCTGGTGGGTCCGCGACCCGAGCGGCCCGAATACGTCGACCTGTTCAACGTCCAGATCGCCCGCTACGGCGAACGGCACCGGGTCAAGGCCGGGATCACCGGTTGGGCACAGGTGCATGGCCTGCGCGGGCAGACCTCGATCGCCGATCGCGCCGAGTGGGACAACTTCTACATCGAGAACTGGTCGTTGTGGCTCGATTGGAAGATTCTCGCGATGACCGTCGCCGCGGTGCTGCGTCGCGCCGAGTGACCCCGACCGGCCGGTACGCTTTGGTACCGTCGAGCCATGGATCGCATCAGCGCTGTTGCCGACGACGCCCTGGGTGAGTTCGACGCCGTCGGGTTGGTGGAGGCGCTGCGCACCGGCACGGTGTCGCCGACCGAGGTGATCGAGGCCGCCATCGCGCGCACCGAAGCGGTGAACCCGGCGCTGAACGGGCTGGCGTACGAGGCCTACGACCGGGCCCGGACCCGGTCCCGGCGGTCGCACCCCTACGGCGGCTTCTTAGACGGGGTACCGACCTTCATCAAAGACAACGTCGCTGTCGCGGGAATGCCGACGATGGAGGGAACCGATGCGTGGGAGCCGCGAATCGCCGCCGAGGACGGTGATTTCGCGCGCGCGTATCTGGCGACCGGTCTGGTTCCTCTGGGCAAGACGCTGCTCTCGGAGTTCGGTTTCAGCGCTTCCGCCGAGCATCCACGGCTGGGCCCGGTGCGGAATCCCTGGCACACCGAGCACACCGCTGGCGCGTCGTCGTCAGGCTCTGCGGCATTCGTGGCGGCCGGGGTGGTGCCCATCGCACACGCCAACGACGGTGGCGGATCGATCAGGATCCCCGCTGCCTGCAACGGGCTGGTCGGGCTGAAGCCGACCCGCGGCCGGCTGCCGCTGGACGCCAACATGCGCCAGATGCCGTTGCACATCGTGCACAACGGAGTGGTGACCCGCAGCGTGCGCGACACCGCGGCCTTCTACAGAGAGATGGAACGCGTCCAGCGCAACCCCAGACTGCCTGCCATCGGGGACGTGACCGGGCCGAGCGCCAATCGCCTGCGAATTGCGGTGTGCACACGCTCCATTGCCCGCGAAGCCAGCCCCGAGGTCACCGAGCTGACCCACAAGACTGCCGCTGTTCTCGAGCGACTCGGTCATCACGTGACGGCCATCGAGAATCCGGTGCCCGAGCGGTTCATGGATGACTTCCTGCTGTACTGGTCGTTCCTGGCGTTCGCCCTGGTGCGTGGCGGCCGCCGGACCTTCGGGCAGAGCTTCCAGCGCAGTCAACTCGACAATCTGACACTGGGACTCGAACGCCACGCGGCGCGGCGTCTGCACCGGCTACCTGCGGCGCTCGCCCGCCTCGCCCGCATCCGACGTGTCACGTCACGTCTGACGGCGAGCTACGACATCGTGCTCACACCGACCTTGGCCGACGTCACCCCCCGTATCGGTCATCTCGACCCGACGGCCGATTATCAACAGATCATCGACAGACTCATCGACTGGGTCGCCTTCACCCCACTGCAGAACGCGACGGGTGAACCGGCCATCTCGCTGCCGCTTGCGGAATCCGCGTCGGGTCTGCCCGTCGGCATGATGTTCTCTGCGGCGCATGGCGAAGATGCCCGCCTGCTCGAATTGGCCTTCGAGCTCGAGCAAGCCCAGCCGTGGCCGACGCTCTGGACCTGATCGCACCCGCAGACCCGCACGCAGCCGACGAAATTCGTTGCTGCCCTGACACATCGCGTTAACGGGACCGCGGTCCTGTTAACCCCGCCGACACGCCGCACGGCCGTCGGTGAAACGTTGCCGTCTCACCATCGCTTCTTGTGGAGACCAGTCCGGTCGCAAACACGGCCCCGCACACACGAGCACCGCAGATCCCCACCGGCTCGCAGAACACGTTCGTCTGCCTGGTTCGGTTCGCCCTGGCCAACATTCGGCGCCGGCCGGAGCGCTTCGTGCTGTCCGTGGTGGGCATCGCGCTCGCGATCGCCTGTGTGACGGTCGTGCGGACGATCTCGGCAGGCTTCGCGATCACCGGTGCCGAGTCGATCACCGATGTGCTCGGCGGAGGTCAGCTTTGGGTGGTTCCGGCCGCCGGCACGCACTTCGACCCGCAGGCGCAGGCCTTGGTCGCCGCCGGCCCCGCCCCCGCGCTCACGGTGCCCGCAGGCTGGTCGGCCACCCGCACGCTGTCGGGCGTCGTCGAGGTCGACGGAGAGCCGGTGGCTCTGCAGGGCAGGGACGGAATCGCCGGCGGCGAAGCCGTTGTGGGATCCAAACTGGCTGAACGGCTCGGGGTCGGGCGGGGTGACGACGTCACCGTAGGTGCGCAGCAGTTGCGTGTCGTGACAGCCGGGGACGGGCAATCGCTGACGGTGTCGACTGCGCTGGCCCGCTCACTGGTAGGTGACAACGGATGGTGGGTGGTGTCCGCCCCGGCGGGCCAGGAGAACCGACGCGATCTCGCCGCGGCATTCGGCGCTGCGGCGGGTCTGCCCTACACCGCGGATCCGGCCGTGCGACCGGATGCCGCAGGTACCGGCATGATCTACGACACCGTGGGTGGGTCGGGCCCTTTGACCTTCGAGCAGAAGTTCTCGGCGCTGTTCTCCGGCAAGGTGACCGGATCCACGCTCGGGTTGATCTCCATGATCGGACTGGTACTGGGGTTCGTCATCGCGGTCTCGTCGTTCCTGGCGGCGGTCACCGAGCGCAAGCGGGAGTTCGGCATCATGTCCAGCATCGGATTGGCCGACGAAGTGCTCTACTTCTTCCTCGTCGAATCGGCGATGGTGTTCCTGACGTCGTATGTCGTCGGTGTGATCGTTGCGGGTATCGCTGTCGCGCTGGTCATCCCCGGCATCGCCACGATGACGGCGTGGCTGCAGGGAGCGGCGTTGAC is a window from the Mycolicibacterium poriferae genome containing:
- a CDS encoding ABC transporter permease, with translation METSPVANTAPHTRAPQIPTGSQNTFVCLVRFALANIRRRPERFVLSVVGIALAIACVTVVRTISAGFAITGAESITDVLGGGQLWVVPAAGTHFDPQAQALVAAGPAPALTVPAGWSATRTLSGVVEVDGEPVALQGRDGIAGGEAVVGSKLAERLGVGRGDDVTVGAQQLRVVTAGDGQSLTVSTALARSLVGDNGWWVVSAPAGQENRRDLAAAFGAAAGLPYTADPAVRPDAAGTGMIYDTVGGSGPLTFEQKFSALFSGKVTGSTLGLISMIGLVLGFVIAVSSFLAAVTERKREFGIMSSIGLADEVLYFFLVESAMVFLTSYVVGVIVAGIAVALVIPGIATMTAWLQGAALTAMFLPAMAIVGALVPVHRLLQQRPVSLLGDRW
- a CDS encoding amidase — encoded protein: MDRISAVADDALGEFDAVGLVEALRTGTVSPTEVIEAAIARTEAVNPALNGLAYEAYDRARTRSRRSHPYGGFLDGVPTFIKDNVAVAGMPTMEGTDAWEPRIAAEDGDFARAYLATGLVPLGKTLLSEFGFSASAEHPRLGPVRNPWHTEHTAGASSSGSAAFVAAGVVPIAHANDGGGSIRIPAACNGLVGLKPTRGRLPLDANMRQMPLHIVHNGVVTRSVRDTAAFYREMERVQRNPRLPAIGDVTGPSANRLRIAVCTRSIAREASPEVTELTHKTAAVLERLGHHVTAIENPVPERFMDDFLLYWSFLAFALVRGGRRTFGQSFQRSQLDNLTLGLERHAARRLHRLPAALARLARIRRVTSRLTASYDIVLTPTLADVTPRIGHLDPTADYQQIIDRLIDWVAFTPLQNATGEPAISLPLAESASGLPVGMMFSAAHGEDARLLELAFELEQAQPWPTLWT